The Solanum pennellii chromosome 11, SPENNV200 genome contains a region encoding:
- the LOC107004416 gene encoding uncharacterized protein LOC107004416, whose amino-acid sequence MGRKAGTLYINPRNFGSLQKPCAKEMVSFLNCLTLNHNKDEKCGRQKSLLSTCMEAQSGKNRKPWGSINYHLQRLSRGRK is encoded by the exons ATGGGACGCAAAGCTGGCACCTTGTATATTAACCCAAGGAACTTTGGAAGTCTTCAGAAACCTTGTGCGAAAGAAATGGTCTCGTTTCTTAATTGTTTGACTTTAAATCACAACAAGGATGAGAAATGTGGCAGGCAAAAGTCACTTTTGAGTACCTGCATGGAAGCTCAG AGTGGCAAAAACAGAAAGCCCTGGGGTAGCATCAATTATCATCTGCAGAGGCTTAGCAGGGGAAGAAAGTAA
- the LOC107002844 gene encoding uncharacterized protein LOC107002844 yields the protein MSSFSGLGIGLSFVFGCILMGLVAELYYLLWVRKRIPKNETETQYNNTTTTTPYATELSHLFCWKKPTKNVSSQQRSNTEMTGHVHDQDQDLELGNSKDLLLKGYGEDSVESELMRLHNLCGPPRFLFTIKEETKEDLESEDGKSRSRNKSFSDLILTPLSSPPIKTQNLDSYNCQGFNPLFESSNELNKLKSSPPPKFKFLRDAEEKLIRRLIELEAEKKVIKNDVCSTEEKGSFISFLGKSKMREQMQVNSTTCVKVLPLASSPSTYKSIDGEV from the coding sequence ATGTCATCTTTTAGTGGTTTAGGTATTGGTTTGAGTTTTGTATTTGGTTGTATCCTCATGGGACTTGTAGCTGAGTTGTATTACTTGTTATGGGTAAGAAAAAGAATCCCAAAGAATGAAACAGAGACTCAGTACAacaacaccaccaccaccacccctTATGCCACTGAACTTTCTCATCTTTTTTGTTGGAAGAAGCCAACAAAAAATGTTAGTAGCCAACAAAGAAGCAACACAGAAATGACTGGTCATGTTCATGATCAAGATCAAGATTTGGAGTTAGGGAATAGCAAAGATTTGTTGCTAAAAGGATATGGTGAAGATAGTGTAGAATCAGAGTTAATGAGGCTACACAATCTATGTGGACCTCCTAGATTTCTCTTCACaattaaagaagaaacaaaagagGATTTAGAATCTGAAGATGGTAAATCTAGAAGTAGAAACAAAAGCTTTAGTGATCTTATCCTTACACCTTTGTCATCACCACCAATTAAGACTCAAAATCTTGATTCTTACAATTGTCAAGGATTCAATCCACTCTTTGAATCATCAAATGAGTTGAACAAACTCAAATCTTCACCCCCTCCAAAGTTCAAGTTCCTTAGAGATGCTGAGGAGAAACTTATAAGAAGATTAATAGAATTAGAAGCAGAAAAAAAGGTAATCAAGAATGATGTTTGTTCAACAGAGGAAAAAGGATCATTCATATCATTTCTTGGAAAGAGCAAAATGAGAGAACAAATGCAAGTAAACTCTACTACTTGTGTAAAGGTACTTCCATTGGCTTCTTCACCTTCAACCTACAAGTCAATTGATGGAGaggtttaa
- the LOC107004065 gene encoding uncharacterized protein LOC107004065 isoform X1 — protein MTRTRTNVTGGRGEALPEAVVEAPARGRGRSRARGRASSATVARGRGRGAAPVRGRAREVSTEPQIDDREDQVPPDPVVTPLLQDTLLRVLSVLEGFSQGGGATTTPHDSRTREGAQTQEQQQAPVVQDAVGQLPVDPAVQNDIAPAVGGQVASMVVLTEDEQRRYERFRKMDPPQFQGGKSEDAHEFLTTCRELLEVVGLAESHGVRYATLQLRGPARDWWRTYSGCLPVGSPPVTWEQFASAFQDRFIPWSVREESRLRFESLRQDGLSVTEYEARFCQLSRHALAIIPNETERIRRFVRGLTFSIRSAVFRTSREGTSFQSIVSAAKEAELMEREEFGDPKRARISGQFHGASSGGRGSQRVSGSFQQRGPIHASMPTFEGGQTSRGSYGPGQGSYGSQQRPTGRGNYSGFSGSTQQFPGQRFCFTCGDPDHLMRQCTSQRGRGGPRPNSSFQTRPPAPQGRGRGRVQSGRGDRVSSSGVAAQQSGGRGTTQDGGGRGGHCYAFPGRPEAETSDAVITGYEPGSS, from the exons aTGACGAGAACTAGAACTAATGttactggtggtagaggggaggcACTTCCCGAGGCAGTTGTTGAGGCCCCAGCTAGAGGTAGGGGTAGATCTCGAGCTAGAGGTCGTGCTAGTAGTGCGACAGTAGCCAGAGGTCGTGGACGTGGAGCAGCACCAGTGAGAGGTCGTGCTAGAGAGGTCTCTACCGAACCTCAGATTGATGACAGAGAGGACCAGGTTCCTCCAGATCCCGTAGTCACACCTTTGCTTCAGGATACGCTATTGAGGGTGTTAAGTGTGTTAGAGGGCTTTTCTCAGGGTGGTGGTGCAACTACCACACCACATGACTCTCGTACTAGAGAGGGGGCTCAGACCCAAGAGCAGCAACAAGCTCCGGTTGTTCAGGATGCGGTGGGGCAACTACCAGTAGATCCCGCGGTTCAGAATGATATTGCACCAGCAGTTGGGGGTCAAGTTGCATCGATGGTTGTTCTGACAGAGGATGAGCAGCGTAGGTATGAGAGATTTCGAAAGATGGACCCACCTCAGTTTCAGGGTGGGAAGAGCGAGGACgctcatgagtttctaactacctgccgagagttactagaggtggttggatTAGCTGAGTCACATGGGGTTAGATATGCTACACTCCAGCTTCGTGGACCAGCGAGAGACTGGTGGAGGACTTATTCGGGATGTTTGCCAGTTGGATCTCCtccagtgacttgggagcaGTTTGCTAGCGCATTCCAAGATCGTTTTATCCCATGGAGCGTGAGAGAGGAGAGTcgcttgaggtttgagagtctgAGACAGGATGGTTTATCGGTTACAGAGTATGAGGCGCGTTTTTGCCAGTTGTCTAGGCATGCGTTGGCCATTATTCCAAATGAGACAGAGAGGATCCGCAGATTCGTGAGGGGATTGACTTTCTCTATCAGGTCAGCTGTGTTTCGGACATCTAGGGAGGGGACTTCTTTCCAGTCCATTGTGAGCGCCGCCAAAGAGGCGGAATtgatggagagagaggagtttggggacCCTAAAAGGGCCCGTATATCAGGCCAGTTTCATGGTGCCTCATCTGGAGGTAGGGGATCACAGAGAGTGAGTGGTTCTTTTCAGCAGCGGGGACCTATTCATGCATCTATGCCGACATTTGAGGGTGGCCAGACATCTAGGGGTTCTTATGGCCCAGGTCAGGGCTCGTACGGTTCACAGCAGCGACCTACAGGGCGAGGCAATTATAGTGGGTTTTCAGGGTCCACACAACAGTTCCCAGGTCagagattttgttttacttgtggagaTCCCGATCATCTAATGCGGCAGTGTACTTCACAAAGGGGTCGTGGTGGGCCTCGACCTAATTCTTCATTCCAGACTAGACCACCAGCACCACAGGGTAGAGGTCGTGGCAGAGTTCAGTCAGGTAGAGGTGATAGAGTTTCTAGTAGTGGTGTTGCAGCTCAGCAGAGTGGGGGTAGAGGTACCACCCAGGATGGAGGTGGACGAGGAGGCCACtgctatgctttccccgggagacCTGAGGCGGAGACCTCTGATGCTGTTATTACAG gataCGAGCctggatcttcgtga
- the LOC107004065 gene encoding uncharacterized protein LOC107004065 isoform X2: MTRTRTNVTGGRGEALPEAVVEAPARGRGRSRARGRASSATVARGRGRGAAPVRGRAREVSTEPQIDDREDQVPPDPVVTPLLQDTLLRVLSVLEGFSQGGGATTTPHDSRTREGAQTQEQQQAPVVQDAVGQLPVDPAVQNDIAPAVGGQVASMVVLTEDEQRRYERFRKMDPPQFQGGKSEDAHEFLTTCRELLEVVGLAESHGVRYATLQLRGPARDWWRTYSGCLPVGSPPVTWEQFASAFQDRFIPWSVREESRLRFESLRQDGLSVTEYEARFCQLSRHALAIIPNETERIRRFVRGLTFSIRSAVFRTSREGTSFQSIVSAAKEAELMEREEFGDPKRARISGQFHGASSGGRGSQRVSGSFQQRGPIHASMPTFEGGQTSRGSYGPGQGSYGSQQRPTGRGNYSGFSGSTQQFPGQRFCFTCGDPDHLMRQCTSQRGRGGPRPNSSFQTRPPAPQGRGRGRVQSGRGDRVSSSGVAAQQSGGRGTTQDGGGRGGHCYAFPGRPEAETSDAVITELGPDLTFEEEPIAILDRQIRKLRTKEIASVKVQWKHRSVGEATWETESDMRARYPQLFEASGTFFYFMFEDEHDF, translated from the exons aTGACGAGAACTAGAACTAATGttactggtggtagaggggaggcACTTCCCGAGGCAGTTGTTGAGGCCCCAGCTAGAGGTAGGGGTAGATCTCGAGCTAGAGGTCGTGCTAGTAGTGCGACAGTAGCCAGAGGTCGTGGACGTGGAGCAGCACCAGTGAGAGGTCGTGCTAGAGAGGTCTCTACCGAACCTCAGATTGATGACAGAGAGGACCAGGTTCCTCCAGATCCCGTAGTCACACCTTTGCTTCAGGATACGCTATTGAGGGTGTTAAGTGTGTTAGAGGGCTTTTCTCAGGGTGGTGGTGCAACTACCACACCACATGACTCTCGTACTAGAGAGGGGGCTCAGACCCAAGAGCAGCAACAAGCTCCGGTTGTTCAGGATGCGGTGGGGCAACTACCAGTAGATCCCGCGGTTCAGAATGATATTGCACCAGCAGTTGGGGGTCAAGTTGCATCGATGGTTGTTCTGACAGAGGATGAGCAGCGTAGGTATGAGAGATTTCGAAAGATGGACCCACCTCAGTTTCAGGGTGGGAAGAGCGAGGACgctcatgagtttctaactacctgccgagagttactagaggtggttggatTAGCTGAGTCACATGGGGTTAGATATGCTACACTCCAGCTTCGTGGACCAGCGAGAGACTGGTGGAGGACTTATTCGGGATGTTTGCCAGTTGGATCTCCtccagtgacttgggagcaGTTTGCTAGCGCATTCCAAGATCGTTTTATCCCATGGAGCGTGAGAGAGGAGAGTcgcttgaggtttgagagtctgAGACAGGATGGTTTATCGGTTACAGAGTATGAGGCGCGTTTTTGCCAGTTGTCTAGGCATGCGTTGGCCATTATTCCAAATGAGACAGAGAGGATCCGCAGATTCGTGAGGGGATTGACTTTCTCTATCAGGTCAGCTGTGTTTCGGACATCTAGGGAGGGGACTTCTTTCCAGTCCATTGTGAGCGCCGCCAAAGAGGCGGAATtgatggagagagaggagtttggggacCCTAAAAGGGCCCGTATATCAGGCCAGTTTCATGGTGCCTCATCTGGAGGTAGGGGATCACAGAGAGTGAGTGGTTCTTTTCAGCAGCGGGGACCTATTCATGCATCTATGCCGACATTTGAGGGTGGCCAGACATCTAGGGGTTCTTATGGCCCAGGTCAGGGCTCGTACGGTTCACAGCAGCGACCTACAGGGCGAGGCAATTATAGTGGGTTTTCAGGGTCCACACAACAGTTCCCAGGTCagagattttgttttacttgtggagaTCCCGATCATCTAATGCGGCAGTGTACTTCACAAAGGGGTCGTGGTGGGCCTCGACCTAATTCTTCATTCCAGACTAGACCACCAGCACCACAGGGTAGAGGTCGTGGCAGAGTTCAGTCAGGTAGAGGTGATAGAGTTTCTAGTAGTGGTGTTGCAGCTCAGCAGAGTGGGGGTAGAGGTACCACCCAGGATGGAGGTGGACGAGGAGGCCACtgctatgctttccccgggagacCTGAGGCGGAGACCTCTGATGCTGTTATTACAG AG CTGGGTCCAGACTTGAcatttgaggaggagcctatagctATTTTGGATAGGCAAATTCGAAAGCTTAGGACCAAAGAGATTGCTTCAGTGAAGGTGCAATGGAAGCACCGATCAGTGGGAGAGGCAACTTGGGAGACTGAGTCTGACATGCGTGCCAGatatcctcaactttttgaagcttcaggtactttcttttactttatgttcgaggacgaacatgatttttag